One Natrinema halophilum genomic window carries:
- a CDS encoding ABC transporter substrate-binding protein: MGGNASGSTHISYTNQVPTKIQYNPSNPTSYSQISHYLLFDRFANFNFAKGEFEPYLIQDWRSEGGTFELILRDGVTWEDGDDVTAGDVATQLRLAMLNGGAIDKFTDTIDAPDDQTVVLNLSGDVNPQIVEFNVLGQRFMTQKESEFGKYVDQFEDDPEAAQSEIQEFAYQDVIASGPFTLSERGNQQLLLEKRDDHPDSDNSNFDEVAFRYLDGNTAVHNEIGANNLDSVYSVFAPPSVVSNFPDHIQMETIPGKTGYGLIPQHDHKHAGDRAVRQAIAHVLDRETIVKNVGETLKQVPPIPMGIPSDDQERWIGDVSDSFDDYGADAQQTDEATQILRDAGYSQENGIWVDSDEETVTLPVTVPSGWSDWVTATQTIVDQLTGFGFESQVDSRNFSALNGTAWPNGDFVLSAGGWLPGGGRAAYPYFSLQHMLLEHYRNFTYNYIPANSNRGGSNGDVTVPSRAGSGTMTVNPNDRLSELSETAQDETIQEIITEQAWVTNVDLPMIPVMEKQEQTFLATDEWTVPEQGADVSQVRWANSWLIRQGELQYDG, encoded by the coding sequence ATGGGTGGGAACGCAAGCGGTAGCACCCACATCAGCTATACGAATCAAGTGCCGACAAAGATACAGTACAATCCCAGTAATCCGACCAGTTATTCGCAAATTTCGCATTACCTCCTCTTCGACCGGTTCGCGAATTTCAATTTCGCAAAAGGGGAGTTCGAACCGTACCTCATTCAGGACTGGCGGTCCGAGGGTGGGACGTTCGAATTAATTCTCCGGGACGGCGTCACCTGGGAGGACGGTGATGACGTTACTGCCGGTGACGTTGCAACGCAACTTCGTCTCGCGATGCTGAATGGCGGAGCGATCGACAAGTTCACGGACACCATCGACGCTCCGGACGATCAGACGGTCGTTCTCAATCTCAGCGGCGACGTCAATCCCCAGATCGTGGAGTTCAACGTTCTGGGTCAGCGGTTTATGACGCAAAAGGAGAGCGAATTCGGAAAGTACGTCGACCAGTTCGAGGACGACCCCGAAGCGGCACAATCAGAGATACAGGAGTTCGCCTATCAGGACGTTATCGCGAGCGGGCCGTTTACGCTCTCAGAACGAGGAAATCAGCAACTCCTCTTAGAAAAGCGAGACGATCATCCGGACTCGGACAACAGTAACTTCGACGAGGTGGCGTTTCGATACCTCGATGGGAACACTGCGGTCCACAACGAGATTGGGGCGAACAACCTCGATTCGGTTTACTCTGTGTTCGCTCCTCCGAGTGTCGTAAGTAACTTCCCGGATCACATCCAGATGGAGACCATCCCCGGAAAAACCGGCTACGGTCTTATTCCGCAACACGACCACAAACACGCGGGAGATAGAGCTGTGCGTCAAGCCATCGCGCACGTGCTCGACCGAGAGACCATCGTCAAAAATGTCGGCGAAACGCTAAAGCAGGTTCCACCGATTCCGATGGGGATTCCGTCCGACGATCAGGAACGGTGGATCGGCGACGTCTCCGATTCATTCGACGACTACGGTGCGGATGCACAACAGACTGACGAGGCTACCCAAATCCTTCGGGATGCCGGCTACTCTCAGGAAAATGGCATCTGGGTCGACAGTGACGAAGAGACGGTTACGCTTCCCGTGACGGTCCCGTCCGGGTGGAGCGACTGGGTCACCGCAACGCAGACAATCGTCGATCAACTGACTGGCTTCGGGTTCGAATCACAGGTCGACTCACGGAACTTCAGCGCGCTGAACGGAACGGCATGGCCAAACGGGGACTTCGTCCTCTCCGCCGGCGGGTGGCTCCCAGGCGGCGGTCGTGCTGCATACCCCTACTTCTCACTCCAGCACATGCTGCTCGAGCACTACCGGAACTTCACGTACAATTACATCCCGGCAAATTCCAACCGCGGGGGAAGCAACGGGGACGTCACTGTCCCGTCCCGAGCCGGTTCAGGGACGATGACGGTCAATCCGAATGACCGACTGTCGGAATTATCCGAGACGGCACAGGACGAAACGATTCAGGAGATTATCACCGAACAGGCCTGGGTGACTAACGTCGATTTGCCCATGATCCCCGTCATGGAAAAGCAAGAGCAGACATTCCTCGCGACCGACGAGTGGACCGTTCCCGAACAGGGTGCCGACGTTTCACAGGTCCGGTGGGCCAATTCGTGGCTTATACGGCAGGGCGAACTCCAGTACGACGGCTGA
- a CDS encoding Gfo/Idh/MocA family protein gives MEDTTLMVGIVGLGPHGTNHVDILSELGHEVYGVDADTSARQAFQEQYDATIFESLDELYDQDLDAIIISTPNKFHETAAIDALETGHDILLEKPLAHNVESAERIADVADRTENVCMVGFHHRFRRVCQVAKSYIEEGYLGEITHIDAQFVRRRGIPGRGTWYTSQDIAGGGALIDIGAHLLDLLFFWTDWPTLAQTMATSRSDFGQHDDYSYLHMWGEDDRGKLYDVEDSVTAFCEFDSGTTANIQVAWAANVASSHSYRFRGTEAGMSVDITNTLEEVEPEVEQRNDLRLYETRSRRCDHFVDSEVIVPSNDPYRDELETFLEAVRSGQRPEMTNVEQALEVQRAIDRIYQASR, from the coding sequence ATGGAGGACACGACGCTCATGGTCGGCATCGTCGGGTTAGGGCCACACGGGACAAACCACGTGGATATCCTCAGCGAACTCGGCCACGAAGTGTATGGAGTCGACGCAGACACATCGGCGAGACAAGCGTTCCAAGAGCAATACGATGCTACGATATTCGAGTCTCTCGACGAGTTATACGATCAGGACCTGGACGCGATCATCATCTCAACCCCAAATAAGTTTCACGAGACGGCTGCCATTGACGCACTCGAAACCGGCCACGATATCTTGCTCGAGAAACCGCTTGCGCACAACGTAGAGAGTGCAGAGCGCATCGCTGACGTCGCTGACCGGACCGAAAACGTTTGCATGGTCGGATTCCACCACCGCTTCCGGCGCGTCTGTCAGGTTGCCAAATCCTATATCGAGGAGGGGTATCTCGGCGAAATCACACATATCGATGCCCAGTTCGTGCGACGGCGCGGGATTCCCGGTCGGGGAACGTGGTATACGTCACAGGACATCGCCGGTGGTGGCGCACTGATCGATATTGGTGCTCACCTACTCGACTTGCTTTTCTTCTGGACTGACTGGCCGACGCTGGCGCAGACGATGGCAACGTCGCGGTCAGATTTCGGCCAGCACGACGATTACAGCTATCTCCACATGTGGGGGGAAGACGACCGGGGCAAATTATACGACGTAGAGGACTCTGTTACAGCGTTTTGTGAGTTCGACTCCGGAACGACTGCGAACATCCAGGTGGCGTGGGCCGCAAACGTAGCGTCCTCACACAGTTATCGATTTCGAGGGACGGAAGCGGGTATGTCGGTCGATATCACGAACACGCTCGAGGAAGTCGAACCGGAGGTCGAGCAGCGGAACGACCTTCGACTCTACGAGACGCGCTCGAGACGATGTGACCACTTCGTCGATAGCGAAGTCATCGTCCCGTCGAACGATCCATACCGTGACGAACTGGAGACGTTTCTCGAAGCGGTCAGGTCTGGTCAGCGACCGGAGATGACGAACGTCGAGCAGGCACTCGAAGTGCAGCGTGCTATCGACCGAATCTATCAGGCAAGTCGCTGA
- a CDS encoding IclR family transcriptional regulator, with product MPEESTGGRGKTIQSVESALEVIEVIRRKERAGVTEITKELDRSKSTVHHYVTTLVKHDYLDKVDGEYQLSLRFLTLGGQVRERERLYHLGKDVVDELAHETGEQARLIVERNGSVITLYQATGDRVDEPITHVGSTEELHCTAAGKVFLAELSDAEIDAFLDEISFPSYTERTITDPGELRIELEEIRDLGVGFDDEERYKGYRCVAAAISTTESELFGALSISAPTDRMAEERFRTDVPNQLQNVAGVVEINTTYSEWTDVR from the coding sequence ATGCCAGAAGAATCAACCGGCGGTCGCGGAAAGACGATCCAATCCGTCGAGTCCGCGTTGGAGGTCATCGAGGTCATCCGCCGAAAGGAGCGGGCTGGTGTGACGGAGATCACGAAGGAACTGGATCGCTCCAAAAGCACTGTTCATCACTACGTGACGACGCTGGTCAAACACGACTATCTCGACAAAGTAGACGGTGAATATCAGCTCAGTCTTCGGTTTCTTACACTTGGCGGTCAGGTCCGCGAACGCGAACGCCTCTATCATCTCGGAAAGGACGTCGTCGATGAACTCGCACATGAGACGGGCGAGCAGGCGCGACTCATCGTTGAACGCAACGGGTCCGTTATCACGCTCTATCAAGCGACCGGCGATCGCGTCGATGAGCCGATCACGCACGTGGGTAGCACCGAAGAACTGCACTGCACTGCAGCCGGCAAAGTATTCCTGGCTGAACTGTCGGATGCTGAAATCGACGCCTTCCTCGACGAGATATCGTTTCCATCCTACACCGAACGGACGATTACCGATCCCGGCGAGCTCCGGATAGAACTCGAGGAGATCCGTGATCTGGGCGTCGGATTTGACGACGAAGAACGATACAAAGGGTACCGGTGCGTCGCTGCCGCTATCAGCACCACGGAGAGCGAACTGTTCGGTGCACTCAGCATTTCTGCGCCGACCGACCGGATGGCCGAAGAGCGGTTTCGCACCGACGTGCCGAATC